The following coding sequences are from one Bradyrhizobium sp. WSM471 window:
- a CDS encoding MBOAT family protein — protein sequence MLFNDYPFLLVFLPAALLIYRLADPYPRLRIGVQVALSLSFYAWGSPSFIMLLVGSIAINWLASVAYGRVKWPAVLTLVIGLDLAVLALFKYANFLLANLGLVLGTTLPVLDVGLPLGISFFTFHHIMYLVDLKRGRAPLYALDRYALYIVFFPQAIAGPLARWSEVMHQFGRQVYVPGWQRQFCVATCFIAIGLFEKIVIADGLAHLLDPIYAQAANGPLASGDAWLAFCFSFQILFDFSGYSDIAIGLGLLFGVQLPYNFNAPLRSTNIQDFWQRWHITLMLFLRDYVFYPLVNLRLLPRRWLPVQFFAAMMITMALCGLWHGASWTFVLWGVLHGLALVACTLWRRYGPEFPSWLGWALTVLFVLATGVIFRVGSVEAAWHVFAGLISPLPLERGKHLWPLIAAPLFAFLLPASQDIVAVLTRRPNPWLAALLGLGLFALLLHMGGRNLHDFVYFKF from the coding sequence ATGCTGTTCAACGACTATCCCTTTCTCCTGGTCTTCCTGCCCGCGGCGCTGCTGATCTATCGCCTGGCCGATCCCTATCCGCGGTTGCGCATCGGCGTGCAGGTCGCGCTGTCGCTCTCCTTCTATGCCTGGGGCAGCCCGTCCTTCATCATGCTCCTGGTCGGCTCGATCGCGATCAACTGGCTCGCTTCGGTCGCCTATGGGCGCGTGAAGTGGCCGGCGGTGCTGACGCTGGTGATCGGGCTCGATCTCGCGGTGCTGGCGCTGTTCAAGTACGCCAACTTCCTTCTCGCTAATCTGGGTCTCGTGCTCGGTACGACGCTGCCGGTGCTCGACGTCGGGCTGCCGCTCGGCATCTCCTTCTTCACCTTCCACCACATCATGTATCTGGTCGACCTGAAGCGCGGCAGGGCGCCGCTCTATGCGCTCGACCGCTACGCGCTCTACATCGTCTTCTTCCCGCAGGCGATCGCGGGCCCGCTGGCGCGCTGGTCGGAGGTGATGCATCAGTTCGGCAGGCAGGTCTACGTTCCGGGCTGGCAGCGCCAGTTTTGCGTCGCGACCTGTTTCATCGCGATCGGCCTGTTTGAAAAAATCGTGATCGCCGACGGCCTCGCGCATCTGCTCGATCCCATCTACGCGCAGGCAGCGAACGGGCCGCTCGCGAGCGGTGACGCCTGGCTCGCCTTCTGCTTCTCCTTCCAGATCCTGTTCGATTTCTCCGGCTATTCCGACATCGCAATCGGCCTCGGCCTCTTGTTCGGCGTACAGCTGCCATACAATTTCAATGCGCCGTTGCGCTCGACCAATATCCAGGATTTCTGGCAGCGCTGGCACATCACCCTGATGCTGTTCCTGCGCGACTACGTGTTTTATCCGCTGGTCAACCTGCGTCTTTTGCCGCGGCGCTGGCTGCCCGTGCAGTTTTTCGCCGCCATGATGATTACGATGGCGCTGTGCGGCCTCTGGCACGGCGCGAGCTGGACCTTCGTGTTGTGGGGCGTGCTGCACGGGCTTGCGCTGGTCGCCTGCACGCTGTGGCGTCGCTATGGCCCGGAGTTCCCGTCATGGCTCGGCTGGGCGCTCACCGTGCTGTTCGTGCTCGCGACCGGCGTGATTTTTCGCGTGGGATCGGTGGAGGCGGCATGGCATGTCTTCGCCGGGCTGATTTCGCCGCTGCCGCTCGAGCGCGGAAAGCATTTGTGGCCGCTGATTGCAGCGCCGCTGTTCGCCTTCCTGCTGCCGGCGAGCCAGGACATCGTGGCGGTGCTCACGCGCCGTCCCAATCCGTGGCTCGCGGCTCTGCTCGGTCTTGGGCTATTCGCATTGCTGCTCCATATGGGTGGTCGGAATCTGCATGACTTCGTCTACTTCAAGTTCTGA
- a CDS encoding acyl carrier protein produces MRGSGTGRRKEATVHNLQRSGDPAKLTTGGSPVLSFPLFLGHDMTREQISDFCVNALANILRISRDRVDLGTKFSRLGLDSAMLVYLMMELEEKLDLELSTDDFYDHPTVEALSRFLADKRAIRPAA; encoded by the coding sequence GTGCGCGGATCGGGCACCGGCCGACGCAAGGAAGCAACAGTCCACAACCTTCAACGCAGCGGCGACCCGGCAAAATTGACAACCGGAGGGTCGCCCGTATTGTCGTTCCCATTGTTTCTGGGACATGACATGACACGCGAGCAGATTTCGGATTTCTGCGTTAACGCCCTGGCAAATATCCTGCGAATTTCGAGGGACCGCGTCGACCTCGGCACGAAGTTCAGCCGCCTCGGCCTCGATTCGGCGATGCTGGTCTACCTGATGATGGAACTCGAGGAGAAGCTCGACCTCGAACTATCGACAGACGACTTCTACGACCATCCGACCGTTGAGGCGCTGTCGCGATTTCTCGCCGACAAGCGCGCAATCCGCCCCGCCGCCTGA
- a CDS encoding ABC transporter ATP-binding protein, with protein sequence MSSIISVANLSKTYGSGFKALKNVNLDIKRGEIFALLGPNGAGKTTLISIICGIANPSEGMVLVGGENIQTSYRKARSLIGLVPQELHTDAFESVWATVSFSRGLFGKPKNPDHIEKVLKDLSLWDKKDSKIITLSGGMKRRVMIAKALSHEPQILFLDEPTAGVDVELRKGMWEVVRTLQQSGVTIILTTHYIEEAEEMADRIGVINKGEIVLVEDKATLMQKLGKKRLTLHLQGKLDALPESLGHYELDLCDGGATLVYDYDTKGERTGITSLLGDLRTAGIRFNDLDTTQSSLEDIFVDLVRAS encoded by the coding sequence ATGTCCTCCATCATTTCCGTCGCCAATTTGTCGAAGACCTATGGGTCCGGCTTCAAGGCGCTCAAGAACGTCAATCTCGACATCAAGCGCGGCGAAATCTTCGCGTTGCTCGGCCCCAACGGCGCCGGCAAGACCACGCTGATCTCGATCATCTGCGGCATCGCCAATCCGAGCGAAGGCATGGTCCTCGTCGGCGGCGAGAACATCCAGACCTCCTATCGCAAGGCGCGCTCGCTGATCGGTCTGGTGCCGCAGGAATTGCACACCGATGCCTTCGAGAGCGTGTGGGCGACCGTGAGCTTCTCCCGCGGGCTGTTCGGCAAGCCGAAGAACCCCGATCATATCGAGAAGGTGCTGAAGGACCTCTCGCTGTGGGACAAGAAGGACAGCAAGATCATCACACTCTCCGGCGGCATGAAGCGTCGCGTGATGATCGCGAAAGCGCTGTCGCACGAGCCGCAGATCCTGTTCCTGGACGAGCCGACCGCCGGCGTCGACGTCGAGCTGCGCAAGGGCATGTGGGAGGTGGTGCGCACGCTCCAGCAATCCGGCGTCACCATCATCCTGACCACGCATTACATCGAGGAAGCCGAGGAGATGGCCGACCGCATCGGCGTCATCAACAAGGGCGAGATCGTGCTGGTCGAGGACAAGGCCACCTTGATGCAGAAGCTCGGCAAGAAGCGGCTGACGCTGCATCTGCAAGGCAAGCTCGATGCCCTGCCGGAGAGCCTCGGGCATTACGAGCTCGACCTCTGCGACGGCGGCGCCACGCTGGTCTACGACTACGACACCAAGGGCGAGCGCACCGGCATCACCAGCCTGCTCGGCGACCTCCGCACCGCCGGCATCCGCTTCAACGATCTCGACACGACGCAATCGTCGCTCGAGGACATCTTCGTCGATCTCGTGAGGGCGTCATGA
- a CDS encoding ABC transporter permease: MNYRAVRAIYLFEMARTWRTLLQSIVSPVVSTSLYFVVFGAAIGSRISQVEGVSYGTFIVPGLIMLSVLTQSIANASFGIYFPKFTGTIYEILSAPISYFEIVLGYVGAAATKSIVLGLIILATAGLFVPLHIHHPVWMLAFLVLTAVTFSLFGFIIGIWADGFEKLQMIPMLVVTPLTFLGGSFYSIDMLPPAWRTVALLNPVVYLISGFRWSFYEIADVSMAVSIGMTTAFLVICLVVIWWIFRTGYRLKN, encoded by the coding sequence ATGAACTACCGGGCTGTCCGCGCCATCTATCTGTTCGAAATGGCGCGCACCTGGCGAACGCTGCTGCAAAGCATCGTGTCGCCGGTGGTCTCGACCTCGCTGTATTTCGTGGTGTTCGGCGCGGCCATCGGCTCGCGCATCAGCCAGGTCGAGGGCGTCAGCTACGGCACCTTCATCGTGCCGGGCCTGATCATGCTCTCGGTGCTGACGCAGAGCATCGCCAACGCCTCGTTCGGCATCTACTTCCCGAAATTCACCGGCACGATCTACGAGATCCTGTCGGCGCCGATCTCCTATTTCGAGATCGTGCTCGGCTATGTCGGCGCGGCGGCGACCAAATCGATCGTCCTCGGCCTGATCATCCTCGCCACGGCCGGCCTGTTCGTGCCGCTGCACATCCATCATCCGGTCTGGATGCTGGCCTTCCTGGTGCTGACGGCGGTGACGTTCAGCCTGTTCGGCTTCATCATCGGCATCTGGGCCGACGGGTTCGAAAAGCTGCAGATGATCCCGATGCTGGTGGTGACGCCACTGACCTTCCTCGGCGGCAGCTTCTATTCCATCGACATGCTGCCGCCCGCCTGGCGCACGGTGGCGCTGCTCAATCCGGTCGTCTATCTGATCTCCGGCTTCCGCTGGAGTTTCTACGAGATCGCGGACGTCAGCATGGCCGTCAGCATCGGCATGACGACGGCGTTCCTGGTGATCTGTCTGGTGGTGATCTGGTGGATTTTCCGCACGGGGTATCGGTTGAAGAACTGA
- a CDS encoding fused MFS/spermidine synthase yields the protein MDSIVQPAATEQPSSSRNRLLLTVYTAAIFVSALLLFSVQPLFTKMVLPRLGGSPAVWSVAMVFFQSLLLAGYAYAHVLMQVRNRIVPVVVHLLLLIAAFATLPLGIASAYGEPPGSGYAVWLLGLFVISIGLPFFALAANNPLLQAWFVRTGHPAGHDPYFLYASSNIGSFLALLSYPFLLEPMFTLHTQNRLWTGGYGILILLIAACGVLLLRSPKLAMVDARTEDLNAPAPGFMTRLRWIFLAGVPSGLLIAVTAHISTDVAAAPLLWVLPLSLYLLTWVVVFQSRPLLPHKWMLMLQPVAIAGVVFLLAFGGEQNLLLTLGGHQLCFFVIAMACHGELARTRPAAKYLTGFYVALSFGGMVGGLFAGLVAPFTFSWIAEYPILVALAALCRPPANERLAGIVKWYWLALAVLAVVLVAPSITTGGLSTWFEDHRVWMAGGVGVLAALLALAVNAGRWKIFATVALALALIRVYPADEGRVTTVRSFFGVHKIVVTPGGYFHVLMHGTTIHGAERFLNNDGTPVTGRPEPITYYHRDGGIGQAVTAIRERKGAPLKVAAIGVGSGTLACAAEPNESWTFFEIDQSMVDAASDPKNFRYISSCMPGLKPVIGDARLTFAKEPDGAYDLIIVDAYSSDAIPIHLATEEAMKIYKDKLAPHGAVVMHVSNRHLDLETVVVGIADANDLKSWVYNEDSGRDGDYIFSTDVVISAREDADVGRLASSKAWEQTEADDRVRVWTDDYSNILGALYRRLRDGE from the coding sequence ATGGATTCGATCGTGCAACCCGCCGCCACGGAGCAGCCGTCCTCGTCGCGTAACCGGCTGCTGCTGACGGTCTACACCGCCGCGATCTTCGTCAGCGCGCTGTTGCTGTTCTCGGTGCAGCCGCTGTTCACGAAGATGGTCCTGCCGCGGCTCGGCGGCTCGCCGGCGGTGTGGTCGGTGGCGATGGTGTTCTTCCAATCGCTGCTGCTGGCGGGCTACGCCTATGCGCATGTGTTGATGCAGGTGAGGAACCGCATCGTTCCGGTGGTGGTGCATCTCCTGCTGCTGATCGCAGCCTTCGCCACGCTGCCGCTCGGCATCGCCTCGGCCTATGGCGAGCCGCCCGGCTCGGGCTACGCGGTCTGGCTGCTCGGCCTGTTCGTGATCTCGATCGGGCTGCCGTTCTTCGCGCTCGCCGCCAACAATCCGTTGCTGCAGGCCTGGTTCGTCCGCACCGGGCATCCTGCCGGACATGATCCCTATTTCCTCTATGCGTCCTCCAACATCGGCAGCTTCCTCGCCCTGCTGTCCTATCCGTTCCTGCTGGAGCCGATGTTCACGCTGCACACGCAGAACCGGCTCTGGACCGGCGGTTACGGCATTCTGATCCTCCTGATCGCCGCATGCGGCGTGCTGCTGTTGCGCTCGCCGAAACTGGCCATGGTCGACGCGCGAACCGAGGATTTGAATGCGCCGGCGCCCGGTTTCATGACACGGCTGCGCTGGATATTCCTCGCCGGAGTGCCGTCGGGCCTGCTCATCGCCGTCACCGCGCACATCTCGACCGACGTTGCGGCCGCGCCGCTGCTGTGGGTGCTGCCGCTGTCGCTGTACCTCTTGACCTGGGTGGTGGTGTTCCAGTCGCGGCCGCTGCTGCCGCACAAATGGATGCTGATGCTCCAGCCGGTCGCGATCGCGGGCGTCGTCTTCCTGCTGGCGTTCGGCGGCGAGCAGAACCTGCTGCTGACGCTCGGCGGGCATCAATTGTGCTTCTTCGTCATCGCGATGGCCTGCCACGGCGAATTGGCGCGGACCCGGCCGGCCGCGAAATATCTCACCGGATTCTATGTCGCGTTGTCGTTCGGCGGCATGGTCGGCGGCCTGTTCGCAGGGCTCGTTGCGCCGTTCACATTCTCCTGGATCGCCGAATACCCGATCCTGGTCGCGCTTGCCGCGCTGTGCCGGCCGCCCGCGAACGAGCGGTTGGCGGGCATCGTCAAATGGTACTGGCTGGCGCTTGCCGTGCTCGCCGTCGTCCTCGTTGCTCCGTCCATCACGACGGGCGGGCTGTCGACCTGGTTCGAGGATCACCGGGTCTGGATGGCCGGCGGTGTCGGCGTGCTCGCCGCGCTGCTGGCGCTGGCGGTCAACGCCGGCCGCTGGAAGATATTCGCCACCGTCGCGTTGGCGCTGGCGTTGATCCGGGTTTATCCGGCGGACGAAGGCCGCGTCACCACGGTGCGCAGCTTCTTCGGCGTGCACAAGATCGTGGTGACGCCCGGCGGCTATTTCCATGTGCTGATGCACGGCACTACGATCCACGGCGCCGAGCGCTTCCTCAACAATGACGGCACGCCGGTCACCGGCCGGCCCGAGCCGATCACCTACTATCACAGGGACGGCGGCATCGGTCAGGCCGTCACCGCGATCCGCGAGCGCAAGGGCGCGCCGCTGAAGGTCGCCGCGATCGGCGTCGGATCGGGCACGCTCGCCTGCGCCGCCGAGCCAAACGAGAGCTGGACATTCTTCGAGATCGACCAGTCCATGGTCGACGCGGCAAGCGATCCGAAGAATTTCCGCTACATCTCGAGCTGCATGCCGGGCCTGAAGCCGGTGATCGGCGATGCCCGCCTCACCTTCGCGAAGGAGCCGGACGGCGCCTATGATCTCATCATCGTCGACGCCTATTCGTCGGATGCGATCCCGATCCATCTTGCGACCGAAGAGGCGATGAAGATCTACAAGGACAAGCTCGCTCCGCACGGCGCCGTGGTGATGCACGTCTCCAACCGCCACCTCGATCTCGAGACCGTCGTGGTCGGCATCGCCGATGCCAACGATCTCAAGAGCTGGGTCTACAACGAGGATTCGGGGCGCGATGGCGACTACATCTTCTCGACCGACGTCGTCATCTCCGCCCGCGAGGATGCCGACGTCGGCAGGCTCGCATCGTCGAAAGCATGGGAGCAGACCGAAGCCGACGACAGGGTGCGGGTCTGGACCGACGACTACTCCAACATTTTGGGCGCGCTGTACCGGCGCTTGCGGGACGGGGAGTAG
- a CDS encoding acyl-CoA desaturase, which produces MQQQRDHRIIRSRHFRRMQRRHFIIFDVLPFLGTLLALVLLFYRPIGAVELGLFVGFWLVTGLGLTVGYHRLFTHRAFATSTAMSAILVVMGSMAGRGPMLSWAAMHRRHHELSDHDGDLHSPRLHGDGAFGRLRGFLHAHLTWMIEHDYPNVAHYVPDLIADRRLVAVNSYYYTWVGLGLVLPAAIGGLATMSLWGVLTGLLWGGVVRMFVVEQTMSAINSVMHSFGAQPFVTRDDNSRNLGVMAWLAWGEGWHNNHHAFPYSAAFGLRWFEFDPGFIFIRALEALGLAWDVKVPSEEKIARRMLRQPGDAAPDLETG; this is translated from the coding sequence GTGCAGCAGCAACGCGATCATCGAATTATCCGTAGCCGGCATTTTCGCCGGATGCAGCGCCGGCATTTCATCATCTTCGACGTCTTGCCCTTCCTCGGCACGCTGCTGGCACTGGTGCTTCTGTTCTACCGCCCGATCGGCGCGGTGGAACTGGGCTTGTTCGTCGGCTTCTGGCTGGTCACCGGCCTCGGCCTCACCGTCGGCTATCACCGGCTCTTCACCCACCGCGCCTTCGCGACCTCCACGGCGATGAGTGCGATCCTGGTCGTGATGGGATCGATGGCCGGCCGCGGCCCCATGCTGTCCTGGGCGGCAATGCACCGCCGGCACCACGAATTGTCCGATCACGACGGCGATCTGCATTCGCCGCGGCTGCATGGCGACGGCGCGTTCGGCCGCCTGCGCGGTTTCCTGCACGCGCATTTGACCTGGATGATCGAACACGATTATCCCAACGTTGCGCACTATGTCCCGGACCTGATAGCGGATCGCAGGCTGGTTGCCGTCAACAGCTACTATTACACTTGGGTCGGTCTCGGCCTGGTGCTGCCGGCCGCGATCGGCGGCCTCGCCACGATGAGCCTGTGGGGCGTGCTGACCGGCTTGCTCTGGGGCGGCGTGGTGCGCATGTTCGTGGTCGAGCAGACCATGTCCGCCATCAACTCCGTGATGCATAGCTTTGGCGCGCAGCCCTTCGTCACCCGCGACGACAACAGCCGCAATCTCGGCGTGATGGCCTGGCTTGCCTGGGGCGAGGGCTGGCACAACAACCACCATGCCTTTCCCTACTCCGCGGCCTTCGGCCTGCGCTGGTTCGAGTTCGATCCGGGCTTCATCTTCATCAGGGCGCTGGAGGCGCTGGGACTGGCCTGGGACGTCAAGGTGCCGAGCGAAGAGAAGATTGCGCGACGCATGCTGCGGCAGCCGGGTGACGCTGCGCCCGACCTCGAAACGGGCTGA
- a CDS encoding L,D-transpeptidase, which translates to MRSFFIAFTSLMLLSAGTAQAKVEITVDKDNQQMTVAVDGVARYHWPVSTGIPSRETPNGAFRTFRMEEDHYSKEFDDAPMPHAIFFTKVGHAIHGTDSVGRLGTPASHGCVRLSRQNATTLYALVQQQGVLNTTVTLTGSAQVALARNPRGRNPTAVARAPQPAEEQYATSGDPVNLTPQAAPARRYMPQDDNYIYPADGSDTVARYPAPRGSRPLYDAQVYQQQPQQYYNQGYGTYYQPQPRQVYQPRGYYYQN; encoded by the coding sequence ATGCGTTCGTTTTTTATTGCTTTCACCTCCCTGATGCTTTTGAGCGCGGGCACCGCGCAGGCCAAGGTCGAGATCACGGTCGACAAGGACAATCAGCAGATGACCGTCGCCGTCGACGGCGTCGCGCGCTACCACTGGCCGGTGTCGACAGGCATCCCCTCGCGGGAGACGCCGAACGGCGCGTTCCGCACCTTCCGCATGGAAGAGGATCACTATTCCAAGGAATTCGACGACGCGCCGATGCCGCACGCGATCTTCTTCACCAAAGTCGGGCACGCCATCCACGGCACCGACTCGGTCGGCCGGCTCGGCACGCCCGCCTCGCATGGCTGCGTGCGGCTGTCGCGCCAGAATGCCACGACGCTCTACGCGCTGGTGCAGCAGCAGGGCGTGCTCAACACCACGGTAACGCTGACCGGTTCGGCGCAGGTGGCGCTCGCGCGCAATCCGCGTGGCCGCAACCCCACGGCCGTGGCCCGCGCGCCGCAGCCCGCCGAAGAGCAGTACGCCACATCAGGCGATCCCGTGAACCTGACGCCTCAGGCCGCACCTGCCCGCCGCTACATGCCGCAGGATGACAACTACATCTATCCGGCCGACGGCAGCGACACCGTCGCGCGCTACCCCGCCCCGCGCGGCAGCCGTCCGCTCTATGACGCACAGGTCTATCAGCAGCAGCCGCAGCAATATTACAATCAGGGCTACGGTACCTATTATCAGCCGCAGCCCCGGCAGGTTTACCAACCGCGTGGCTATTACTACCAGAATTGA
- a CDS encoding NAD(P)/FAD-dependent oxidoreductase, translated as MSETDVVIIGAGHNGLTCAAYLAMAGLRVRVVERRKVVGGAAVTEEFHPGFRNSVAAYTVSLLNPQVIRDLQLAEQGLRIVERRAQNFLPAADGSYLLTGEGRTQASVARLSAHDANALDGFSRDLEDIADVLRQFVLRAPPNLLDGFGTASIREAVNAFQSANILRGLSLEQSRSLLDLFTRSAGEMLDERFEHDLVKALFGFDAIVGNYASPYAAGSAYVMLHHAFGEVNGKKGVWGHAIGGMGAITQAMARAARDRGVVIDTDAGVREVIVERDRAVGVALENGTTIRAKYVAANVNPKLLYTRLVAADALPADFLARIRHWKNGSGTFRMNVALDRLPSFTALPGDGDHLTSGIILAPDLGYMDRAFLDARAYGWSREPVVEMLIPSTLDDTLAPAGQHVASLFCQHVAPELPDGKSWDDHRDEVANLMIATVDKYAPGFATSVLGRQILSPLDLERQFGLLGGDIFHGALTLNQLFSARPMLGHADYRGPVKGLYHCGSGAHPGGGVTGAPGHNAAQTILRDHRSLFGSRG; from the coding sequence ATGAGCGAAACCGACGTCGTCATCATCGGCGCTGGCCATAACGGCCTCACCTGCGCGGCCTATCTTGCGATGGCCGGCTTGCGCGTGCGCGTGGTCGAGCGCCGCAAGGTGGTCGGCGGGGCCGCGGTCACGGAGGAATTTCATCCCGGCTTCCGCAATTCGGTCGCGGCCTACACCGTGAGCCTGCTCAATCCGCAGGTGATCCGTGACTTGCAGCTGGCCGAACAGGGCCTGCGCATCGTTGAACGGCGCGCGCAGAATTTTCTGCCCGCGGCGGACGGCAGCTATCTCCTTACCGGCGAGGGGCGGACGCAGGCGTCCGTCGCGCGGCTGAGCGCGCATGACGCAAATGCGCTCGACGGGTTTTCGCGCGACCTGGAAGATATCGCCGACGTGCTCCGGCAATTCGTGCTGCGCGCGCCGCCAAACCTGCTCGATGGTTTCGGCACGGCCTCGATCCGCGAAGCCGTGAACGCATTCCAGAGCGCCAACATCCTGCGTGGGCTGTCGCTGGAGCAGAGCCGCAGCCTGCTCGATCTCTTCACGCGCTCAGCCGGCGAGATGCTGGACGAACGTTTCGAGCATGATCTGGTCAAGGCGCTGTTCGGCTTCGATGCCATCGTCGGCAATTATGCCAGCCCTTACGCCGCGGGCTCGGCCTATGTGATGCTGCATCACGCCTTCGGCGAGGTGAACGGCAAGAAGGGCGTCTGGGGTCACGCCATCGGCGGCATGGGCGCGATCACGCAAGCCATGGCGCGCGCCGCACGCGACCGCGGCGTCGTGATCGACACCGATGCGGGCGTGCGCGAGGTCATCGTCGAGCGCGACCGCGCGGTCGGTGTGGCGCTGGAGAACGGCACGACCATCCGCGCGAAATATGTCGCGGCCAACGTCAATCCGAAGCTGCTCTACACGCGGCTGGTCGCCGCCGATGCGCTGCCGGCCGACTTCCTCGCCCGCATCCGGCACTGGAAGAACGGCTCCGGCACCTTTCGCATGAACGTCGCGCTGGACCGCCTGCCCTCCTTCACGGCGCTGCCGGGCGACGGCGATCATCTCACCTCGGGCATCATCCTGGCCCCTGACCTCGGCTACATGGACCGCGCCTTTCTCGATGCCCGGGCATACGGCTGGAGCCGGGAGCCCGTGGTGGAAATGCTGATCCCCTCGACGCTCGACGACACGCTCGCGCCCGCAGGACAACATGTCGCGAGCCTGTTCTGCCAGCACGTCGCGCCGGAGCTTCCTGATGGAAAGTCGTGGGACGACCATCGCGACGAGGTCGCCAACCTCATGATCGCGACGGTGGACAAATACGCGCCGGGTTTTGCGACAAGCGTGCTCGGCCGCCAGATCCTGTCACCGCTCGATCTCGAACGGCAGTTCGGCCTGCTCGGCGGTGACATCTTCCACGGCGCGCTGACGCTGAACCAGCTGTTTTCGGCGCGGCCGATGCTGGGCCACGCCGATTATCGCGGGCCCGTGAAGGGCCTCTATCATTGCGGCTCCGGCGCCCATCCCGGCGGCGGCGTCACCGGCGCGCCCGGCCACAACGCCGCGCAGACGATCCTGAGGGATCACCGGTCGTTGTTCGGTAGCCGTGGATAA
- a CDS encoding fatty acyl-AMP ligase, whose product METFRSLVAVLARRAADQADDCAYVFVSDRGTEEAALTFRQLHDAAGALASRLTATARPGDRAILVFPPGIEFMVAFFGCLMAGIIAVPMMMPRRNSARDASAAILANCTPAVALTNSAVLLRGDLRARFEQADIRWIEVDLAAADGETIELPEPAPDDIAFLQYTSGSTSEPKGVMVSHANLLANLEMIRLALGNTRQSTYVNWVPLYHDMGLILNALQALYVGATCVLMAPNAFMQRPLGWLRAISHYRAEVACSPNFGFDLCVSRYRADQMEGIDLSSLGIALNGAEPVHAETIDRFVRTFAPHGFDPRAMYPAYGMAEATLLISGGSRGGGHVTRSVSRTALQAHTAEAPADAEDTQVAVGCGRALTGERIAIVDAESHTRLPADRVGEIWVSGANIARAYWRNDEVTREGLNARISGENGAWLRTGDLGFVDATGELYVTGRIKDLIIIRGINHYPQDVERTVQSLDGALRENCGAAFSVPDETGEETLVIIQEVERTARHSIDTEAIRGLIREAIADNHELSARHIALIRPGTLPKTTSGKIQRKLARKLWLDGGFEQFG is encoded by the coding sequence ATGGAAACCTTCCGCTCGCTCGTGGCAGTGCTGGCCCGGCGTGCGGCGGACCAGGCCGACGACTGCGCCTATGTCTTCGTCTCCGATCGCGGGACGGAGGAAGCTGCCCTCACCTTTCGACAGCTGCACGATGCCGCGGGCGCGCTCGCGTCACGACTGACCGCGACCGCGCGTCCCGGCGACCGCGCCATCCTGGTGTTTCCGCCCGGCATCGAGTTCATGGTGGCGTTCTTCGGCTGTCTGATGGCCGGCATCATCGCCGTGCCGATGATGATGCCGCGGCGAAACAGCGCGCGCGATGCCAGCGCCGCGATACTCGCCAATTGCACGCCGGCGGTGGCGCTGACCAATTCGGCCGTCTTGCTCCGTGGTGATCTGCGGGCACGCTTCGAGCAAGCGGACATTCGCTGGATCGAGGTCGATCTCGCCGCGGCCGACGGTGAGACAATCGAACTGCCGGAGCCGGCGCCGGACGATATCGCCTTCCTGCAATACACCTCCGGCTCTACCTCCGAGCCCAAAGGCGTGATGGTGAGCCACGCCAATCTGCTCGCTAATCTCGAGATGATCCGGCTCGCGCTCGGCAACACCCGGCAATCGACTTACGTCAATTGGGTGCCGCTCTATCACGACATGGGGCTGATCCTGAACGCACTGCAGGCGCTCTATGTCGGCGCGACCTGCGTGCTGATGGCACCGAATGCGTTCATGCAGCGGCCGCTCGGCTGGCTGCGCGCGATCTCGCATTATCGCGCCGAAGTGGCGTGCAGCCCGAATTTCGGCTTCGACCTCTGCGTCAGCCGCTATCGCGCCGACCAGATGGAGGGCATCGACCTGTCCTCGCTGGGGATCGCGCTGAACGGCGCAGAGCCGGTGCATGCGGAGACCATCGATCGGTTCGTCCGGACATTCGCGCCGCACGGCTTCGATCCGCGCGCGATGTACCCCGCCTACGGCATGGCGGAAGCGACGCTCCTGATTTCCGGCGGAAGCCGCGGCGGCGGTCATGTCACCCGCAGCGTGAGCCGCACGGCGCTTCAGGCGCATACGGCGGAGGCGCCTGCCGACGCCGAAGATACGCAGGTCGCCGTCGGCTGCGGCCGCGCACTCACCGGCGAGCGGATCGCCATCGTGGACGCAGAGAGCCACACACGCCTGCCCGCGGACCGCGTCGGCGAGATATGGGTGAGTGGGGCCAATATTGCCCGTGCCTATTGGCGCAACGACGAGGTGACGCGCGAGGGGCTCAATGCGCGGATTTCCGGCGAAAATGGAGCGTGGCTGCGCACCGGCGACCTCGGCTTCGTCGACGCCACCGGCGAATTGTACGTCACGGGACGGATCAAGGACCTCATCATCATCCGCGGCATCAACCATTATCCGCAGGACGTCGAGCGCACGGTGCAATCGCTCGACGGAGCTTTGCGCGAAAATTGCGGCGCGGCGTTCTCGGTGCCGGACGAGACCGGCGAAGAAACACTCGTCATCATTCAGGAAGTCGAGCGCACCGCGCGCCACTCGATCGACACTGAAGCGATCAGGGGCCTGATTCGCGAGGCCATCGCCGACAACCACGAACTCTCCGCGCGCCACATCGCGCTGATCCGGCCCGGCACGCTGCCGAAGACCACCAGCGGCAAGATCCAGCGCAAGCTGGCACGCAAGCTCTGGCTCGATGGCGGTTTTGAGCAGTTCGGCTGA